A window of Candidatus Finniella inopinata contains these coding sequences:
- a CDS encoding phosphatidylserine decarboxylase, whose translation MVLRAIHPEGWRFVGIFSLVTLFLFLLSSILGWIGVVLTAWCFYFFRNPDRVVPDRYGLIVSPADGKVVAIQDVVPPLDWEMGSEPRVRISIFLNVFDVHLNRIPIASRVRKVLYYPGKFFNASLDKASEHNERNTLILEINNEQDMAVTQIAGLIARRIRCDVMADQMAQTGELFGLIRFGSRTDIYLPLNTAPLVIEGQRMIGGETILADLTSDEFPRHGNTL comes from the coding sequence ATGGTTTTGCGAGCAATTCACCCAGAAGGATGGCGTTTTGTAGGGATTTTTAGTTTAGTAACTCTTTTCCTTTTTCTTCTATCGTCGATATTAGGATGGATCGGCGTTGTCTTAACAGCCTGGTGTTTTTACTTTTTTAGGAATCCTGATCGCGTTGTTCCTGATCGTTATGGACTGATTGTCAGCCCGGCTGATGGAAAAGTTGTCGCAATCCAAGATGTTGTTCCCCCACTTGACTGGGAAATGGGCAGTGAACCACGAGTTCGTATCAGTATTTTTCTGAACGTTTTCGACGTCCACTTAAACCGCATTCCGATTGCTTCACGTGTTAGAAAAGTTCTGTATTATCCCGGTAAATTCTTCAATGCCTCTTTAGACAAGGCCAGCGAGCATAACGAACGCAACACATTGATTTTAGAAATTAATAATGAACAAGATATGGCCGTTACTCAAATCGCTGGTCTAATCGCGCGGCGTATACGATGTGATGTGATGGCTGACCAAATGGCACAAACGGGGGAGCTTTTTGGCCTGATTCGGTTTGGCAGTCGAACTGATATCTATTTACCTTTGAACACGGCGCCATTAGTCATTGAAGGACAGAGAATGAT